The window GCTCGGGAAGGAGAAAAGCAGACGCTGAATAAATCGGCGGTACATGGCACGCAAACTCCGGGCTGGCTGGCTGGGAGGCGGGAGCTGCAGAGAACGTGGAATGTTCACAACAATCCCCAGGGATCTCACGCCGTTTCTTCCACCCTCATTCCCAGCCTAGTTTCTGCAGGTGGATGGCGATTCGGTTGCCGGGTCGGAAGATGTAATCCGGAGAGAGCCGAAGGAGTTatcggggaggagaaggagaaggaatcTTGGAGCAAGAGTCAACAGACTGCTGCTAAATGTGACTTGTGATCGCGGACAGGCGAGTTACAGACGGGCATCTTGCTGCGATGACAGATTAAAGGGCAAGCGATCGCATTTAGAGGTGAGTTAGAGACGCGAATGAAGTTGCTGTGGATATTTCACATCATGCACAGCCGAAGCTGCGACTGCATGGGCTGGGATAAAGTGCCGGGGGAGTGAGACATTTAAAGCGGCGGCGACTCCGGGGCCCGAGGGCGATGAATGCAGGCGACACCGCCCTGTGAACAGATTCATGGCTCGGTTCCAGACGAGCCCTGTCTCACTGCTGGTGATAAGACGCCATTGTACAACCTCCGTCCTCTCCCTCAATGCCTGGACGGCGCGCCCCGAAACCCCGAGCATTCAATTGGAACCGGTAGAAAATCGGACAGGATTCCCATCAGTCAGCTGTCACAGTCGGTACTCATCAGATCTCGCCAATATATTTTTCCGGTTGATGAAATAACGGATGGCATGAAACTTAGTGCGTTTAGGAGAATAAGAAGGAGAACAAAGAGAAACGGGTGTGACCGGGGATGAGTTGCTATTAGCACCCCGCCCTCTCCCGCAGCCCCTGAACTGATCTTGCCCACGGTTCAGTCGTTAACCCGTGAAGGGCGCCGAGGGATAAAATATTTAACCTCTGCCTTTGTCCCATTTTGTTGCATCGTCTCGGAGTTCCTGATTCGGGCGATCCGATGCCAGGAAAAAAACGCTCCCAAATGAGGATATAAATATCTAAATTAAAAACGAAGGCGAAAATGGGTGGGATTAGCGGGGACAGCGCTTCACTGCAAAGTGGAGCGGTGTCATTGTGAAAGGAACACGGGTTGAGGATCAATGGGTTAAGGAGGCAGGTAAGCAAAGCGCTCTTCCCTCCCTGTGGACAAGTCAGTGCTGACTACACGTCCAAGGGAAGCGAGTAGCGGCGCCGCTCAACCAGTTGGGAACACAGCATCTGCAACACGGAACTATACCGAGGAGCTTGTTCAGCTGATGTGACCGGGTGTCTATCCATTGGTTGTATATTTTCTTTCTAATGATAAAGGGGGTCCTAGGGTGGATCTGGGTGTTTTTAAGCTTCATAAGCTTCACGTGTAAAGGACGTGGAAACCCCGTTTCATATATACCCCATCctcagagtgaaaaagttgtctcttGGATTTCTATGAAATCTtttacccctcaccttaaacataagtTCTCTGATTTTTTTATTCCctaaccctggggaaaagactctcaTTAGCTCGCCTagtgtgctgtctgtctggaatttgcacgttctctctgtgaccgtgttggtttcctccgggtgctccggttactaggttagaaacccaggtttgtagattagctggcctctttaaattgcccccaaAGTTTGGAGAGTGGAtggcaaagtgggataacataactggtgtgaacgggtgatggatggtcggcgtggactcggcgggttgaagggcctgttgtatcTCTTAACAAAACTAGACAAAACTCTGCGTTTACCCTTTCTCTTCCTGTTTCCAGTTTTGCAGAGTTCTTGCCGAGCATCGCTGGGATGTGCAGAGCAAACCATCACCAATGGCGTGTGCGGAATGTTACCACCCACTAGAAGTGAGTGACCAAGACCTAGAACTCAGCGGCCTCGGCTCCCGGCCTCAGCTGGCGGCGAACGGCGCTCCCTGCAAGCGCCAGCTTTCAGCACCAAGGATAGCGCCGCCTGCTCCGGATCAAGTGCAGGAGACTTCCTTCACTTCTCACCCTGAGCCGTCTGGTCTGCCCACCATCCACGGGAGTCTGGGCCGGGCTGAGGTCGTGAATTCCCATTGCAACCGGGACAGACCCCAGGAAACGTCACCTCGCTCCGAGGAGGAGCCTGAACCCGAGGCGAATGGCCAGTCGGTTGACTATGGGTTCATGGTGGCGCTGGTATTTCTAGTGGCCGGCATCTCCTTGGTCGTTGTAGCCTATGCCATCCCGAGAGAGTCCAGGGTGGATCCGGACACGGTGACGGCCCGGGAGATGGAGAGGCTGGAGTTACACTACGCTCTCCTGGGCTCGCATCTGGACAAGTGCATCATCGCCGGCCTGGGTCTGCTGACTTTGGGAGGCATGCTGCTCTCCTTGTTGCTCATGGTCTCCATCTGCAAGGGTGACCTATACGCCAGGAGGAACTTCATGGTGACTGGCAGGGCCAGGAAGACCTACGGCTCCATCAATCTGAGAATGAAGCCGTTGGACGGAGAAGGGCATCAGTCCCTGGTGGAGTCGGAGGTGGTACAGATATGTGAGAATCTCGGCCAGACTGGCTCTTGAGGGAATACTGCCGCTCCCTCAACTCTTCGCCCAATTCCTCCAACCGCGAGAGTTCCCTTATGAAAAGAGTATTTAAATGCATGTATTTATTATACATTTTCTTTTGGTGAGGAAATGCCACAGGACATACTCGGAACCGACCCTGTAAACCTCGTGGCAACTCAGCTGGACCATAGACGCCATCTCAATCCCAAGGATTCAAACTTTGGTCAGGGGGAGATTGGGGTTAAATTCCTGTTACCGCCATAAAATTTAAGGAGGACGGCAGATGGGGAGGGAGTGGAAGTCGGATAGGTCGCCACCCTTTAAATTTGAGTCATTATGTGCAGTTGTCAATAGGTCTGCTGTCTAAATAATGTGGTACATTGATTGCCACATATTGCATCATCTTTTGGGTCCCACACATATTCACCGAATTGTTAGCGCACAAGAGGCAGTAAGATTGAGCCAACAGTGTCTAAAGACAGTTACCAGGAATATTTGGTCCTACACTAGTTTGAACCCACACATATTGATCTCCAGATCCTTGGAGCACATGCAGATCACACTTCGCACATTCAATTCCAGGTAAATAAGTTAatgttcatatgttataggagcagaagtaggccatttggccattaatTGTAGTCCcgtccgtcattcaatcatggctgatctatctttctttctcaaacccattctcctgccttcgccccataacactTATATTAAtccttactaaacaagaatctgaagaagggtttcggcccgaaacgttgcctatttccttcgctccatagatgctgctgcacccgctgagtttctccagcttttctgtgtaacccaagaatctatcaatctccgccttaaaaatatcaattgacttggcctccacagctatctgtggcaatgtattccacagattcacggcactctgactaaagaaattcccccacatctcctttctgAACACAAATGTTTCTGTAGCTCCTTTGCTGACCTTAGGATGTCTTGGAACATTTAAATGCTGATTATTTAACTTTTAAATATGGGTATCTAATAATGGATTTGAGTTGTACTGTAACATAACCCAGAACTTCACTGAACTCTAGAGACTATTATAGCACATTGGCAACTTGCACACCAAGTATGCTCCCACAAATGACAATGTTATAATAATTACTCCTTTCTAAGGGATAAGCATTGTCCAGCTCACCAGAAATCACTCCCTTGCTGTTCTCGAGACTGAGATAAAAATGAGCCTCAACTTAGCCATAAAGGGCACCTCAAACATTTCGACAGTCCGTCAGTTCCCCACTGCATCCCTATGGTTTGTGCTCAACTTTCTGGAGTGGGTCATAACTTGCCCATGTACTAGAGTGCTACCACTGACCAACAATGTCTTCAAGCTACATCCAAACTTGAtcatattagctgcctttttgaggcagaactTCCCATAGTTCCCTTCAATACCTgcaataagacataggagcagaattaggccattcagcccatcgagtgcgtTCTACTACTTAATCATGATTAATCTAttattccctcaaccccattctcctgccatctccccataaactttgacacttttactaatcaaaaacctatcaatctccactttaaaaatacccaagtgacttagcctccacatacgtctgtgccaatgaattctattagattcaccactctttggctaaagaaattcctcctcgtctccattgtAAAGATGTGGccctttattttgaggctgtgccctctggttctagactctcccactattggaaccatcctctccacatccatcatCTCCAAGCCTTACACTATTTGACCCACAGTGggcagccactgcctcacagcgctagagttcGTAAGTTTatgagtcataggagcagaagtgggccattcagcccatcgagtccacactaccaatcaattgtggctgatctatttttccttctcaagcccattctcctgccttttcctcgtaacctttgatgcccttactaatgaagaacctatcaatctctgctttaaaaatacctaatgaatgggcagtgaattccacagattccccgccctctggctaaataaattagcTGCAGAATAAATAGCACACCCAGTCATCCCTTCCCGAGGCTTCAGCACAGTGTTATTGGTGGCCCAAATGCGAATATGGTAGAGTGCATTATGTTACATTGCAGCACAAATCCATTATCTGAAACCTATATTTAAAAGCTAAATAATCTGCATTCTAACCCCAGCTCAGCAGATTTTTTTAATGTGGACTAGTACAACAGCTTTTACGTAGTATGTTACATATAACTCTTACAGTACAACAGTATTAGATATCATTTTACAGTATTATTAAGGACAGCCTTTCCAACAGCAATGTGATTACAAATAAACTCCAGTACTATAATAGAGGTGGATTTCTCCAGGAGTTTACTTGTTAGCCCTGCATTACTGGCAGAAGAGTCACAGAAACCGAAGGAAGATTGCATTAATGATGCTAACGGTGTATTTCTGGGATCATGGTGGTCCCCTGCCAAAGTTGCAGCGAAGAGCGGGAGAACTTCCAAGGAAATTCATTTCTACTTAGTCATTCCGATCAGGTTTGATTCCCAGTCTCTGTTGCGAGAGTGAAAATTCCAATAGAGCGTTGGATAAGTTTTCATGGCAGTTTCAGCATTTTATTGTCCCTACTTGCCCTTGAGGAAGCTCACAGTGAAATGCCTCCTTATACAGCCAGAGGTTTGCAGGAGGAAGGTGCTCCCGTGATGCTACAAGGTCGGAAGAATTTTGAAAAGCAATAAAAAAGGAACAATGATGGTCATTTGATACATCTTTGTATACCTCCCTGGAAAATCCTTGCAGTCCACAAACCATCAAATGAAAAATCCATAGTCAAAAATCAAACAGTACAGGACaagaaccggccctttggcccataatgtatgggccgaacatgatgccaagacaatcaCTGATCTACCTACAcaaaacccatatccctctattccctgcatatccatgtgtccatgCAAAGTCTTTGAAATGCCACTAagatatctgcttcaaccacggcagtgcgttccaggcaaccaccatcttctatgtaaaaaacatgccttgcacatctccttagaTTTTGCCCCTCCCaacttatgtcctctagtatttgatttttccatcctgggagaaagattctaacagtctaccctatctatgtccctcaaaattttacatatttctatcaggtctccccgcatcCCCCGGCATTCCTGGGAAAATtacccaagtctgtccaactttccccctgtagctaatactccctaatccatgcatcattctggtaaacctccttcgGAACCTCTTCAATGTCTCCACACCATTCTTGTAgtggggcgaccaaaactgcatgaaatactccaaatgtggcccaactgaagtcctacaaagctgcatcatgacattgACCTTTTAATTAACTTCCTGACCTAAGAATGTAAGTAtaccattgatagacacaaagtgctggataaactcagcgggccaggcagcatctctggagagaaggaatgggtaaggatttgggttgagacccttcctataAAGACACGGATGGatatggaggcagataagattggtcttggcatcatgtttggcacagacattattggCGAagaggcctgttcttgtgctgtcgtgttctgtgctctatgtTGCACTAACTAAAAACTGCAAAGTCCTTACAGCCCTCTAATCATCAACCGGAAAATTCATATCCCATGAACCATTCACTGGAATGTTCAAATCAAGTTGCTCTGACACCTTGTGTctcttgtttgtaaaccagcatctgtagttccatatGTCGAACTGGAAATACATCAATTAATTAAACAAGCCTAAATATTTTGTCTCTGTCATTAAACATGGAATTCACTTCATGTATTAATGAAgcagcttgtgtggagtttgctagtTATAACTGATCACTTTGCTTGCATTATGGTGCTTTATTTACCTATGCTCTACTTTTTACAAGGCCATATTTCAGGCATCTCCAGGCTTAGAAGACAGACATGAGGAACACACTTTTTTGCTTCTTCAATGTCGGGTGCCTGGCCTTAAAGGTTATGCTGCAAATGGGTTGTTTGTTCTTGGGTAAGGGAGGAACATCCGATTACTACccccatggcctaaaaagacagTGATGTTCTCAAGCCAACATTCATtgccggcacagtggtgcagcaggtagagccactgcctcacagcaccagtgaactgggtttgatcctgacctcagggtgCTGGCAGTGCGTGGAGTTTGTGACACTGtgtgtttcctctaggtgctccagtttcctcctgcatcccaaatacgtgcaggtttgtaggttaattggccgtctgtaaattgtccctagtgtgtagggagtggatgagaaagtgggaaaacatagaactcgagagagtgggtgatcaatggtcagcatggactgagtgggccgaaggtcctgtttccatgctgtatctttcaatcaattgtctctgactgaagatgtaGCCCCTGTACCCAACTGCTGGGACATATGTTTTGAAAATATTTCAAAAGAAGCCCTGTGCACATATTAGTTTTAATATGTTCATTAATTTTTGGGTCAGGATATATTGTCTCAAAATTATGCAATGAGTCTGAGGCCCTCTTGGTGTTATAAGTCTTTCACTGTATACTTGACAATACATTGACATTGTACCAAATCATATTGCTGTATTCTACAATCCATTACATTTATATTATACAAAACTGACTGTTAGCAGGTAGAAAACAgagttttttaaaacttttttaatggtgcaatatttcaaatgtgtaaATTAATATCTCAAGCACATCTTGCTGACTGGGAATGTGTTGTTTAACCGTAAGAGACAGTAAAGATTTTGATAAAACATTACAACCTCCGATCTGCGGCTCACTATGAAGCTTGGGAAATTAAAAGGatgttttaaaatgtattcatatgtTTGTGGCATTTCTCAGTGTAATCtctttttaatcattttttaaaatctttaaatAAACACTGTTCTGTTATGCCCACAAGGATCAGACATAATAAAAATATGAATGAGAGTACTTTGAAGCAACTTCCTTTTCTTTCTCTTGCATAGCACATGGAAAAGGTCAGTTCcatttagatacatagaaacatagacaataggtgcaggagtaggccattcggcccttcgagccagtaacaccattcaatgtgatcatagctgatcatccacaaccagtaccccattcctgccttctccccataccccttgattctgctaaccctaagagctctatctaactctgttttTAATGCATCCGGTGAatcggcctctactgccttcttaggcagagaaatccacaaattcacaactctctgtgagaaaaagtttttcctcatcttagttctaaatggcctaccccttattcttaaactgtggcccctggttctcgactcccccaaacACTGGGAACTTGATTCCTgcatctagagtgtccaaacccttaagaattttatatgtttctatcagatctcctctcatccttctaaactcaactgAATACACCcatttgctccattctttcatcatatgacagtcccgccatccttgtgaattaaccttgtgaactccctcaatagcaagaatgtccctcctcaaattagaagaccaaaactgcacacaatactccaggtgcggttacTTTCTGGATGGACATTTCTCCCAAATGTTGGCTTTATTCATGACCATGTAATATGTGTGGGTCtttctttgtttgtttgtttgtttgtttgtttgtttgtttgtttgtttattttttgtttgtttagagatacagcatggaaccaggcccttcagccgaccgagtccACGCGAACCATcggtcacactagttctgttatcccactttctcatccactccccacacacatggggcaatttacagtgagaTAATTAGCCTACTCTGTGGGAGTAACCATGGACTCTGCGggcctgtatctttcaatcaattcaaccaATCTTCATCATTTTGAAGATAGATATATAGGTTGCCCTTCTCTTTCTTGGAACTTAGAACATacaacatcgaacagtacagcataggaacgggCCATTAGGGttacgatgtctgtgctgaacatgaagccgGGACCtactcctatctgcctgcatgtaaacCATGTCTCCCTACTtcccgcatatccatgtggctatcaTAAAATCTcttattttgaaaaaaatattagTTTAAACAGGCTTTCCGGACAGTTGTGATAGCAGTGCAGGGATTATCTGTGCATATCAAGTGTCTTCATATCCTTTCAAGGCAAGTTGTGGCAATTCAGAAGGGCTCCCAGCATCTGGTATGAGACAGCATGTCGATTACCAAAGGGCTGCAACAACCTGCTGCATTGTACTCTTAAATTGATTGAGGATGAGGTGGCAAAGTTCAATGACACATTAACATGAAGTGTTATGAACAgagttgcagtgaaaagctttgtcttgcattatatccaaacaggtcagatatactatacattcATATATTCAAGTCAAactcatagtcatagattcatagggacggcacggtggcgcagcggtagagttgctgccttacagcgcttacagcaccagagcccctggCTCGATCCCGACACACggttactgtctgtacggagtttgtacgttcttcccgtgaccgcgtgggttttctccgaaatcttcggtttcctctaacactccaaagacatattggATTATAGgttaaagaagggtttcagcccgaaacgttgcctatttccttcgctccatagatgctgctgcacccgctgagtttctccagcttttttgtgtaaccttggattataggttaattggcttggtataaatgtaaaattctccctagtgtgtgtaggatagtgttagtatgcggggatcactggccggcgtggactcggtgggctggagggtctgtatccgcgctgtatctctgaaactgatactgaagtcatagaatcatacagcatgcaaatagaccctttggcctaccttgcccatgctaaccatctacactagtcccatttgtccatatttggtccatatccctctatggaCCAAAGGGATACCAGAGCTTatgaaaggaccgttcagaagcctgattagaggggaagaagctgttcctgagtggtgGCGCTTGCTTTCAAGCCTCTGtatcttctgctggatgggagctgGGAGAAAATGGAATGTCCAGCATGAGACAAGTCTTTGAAATTGATGATATTAAAACTGAACCAAGACCAGAATACAAACTTTATTCACCTTTCCCCTAACTGGGATGAAAGGCTCATGTGTCAAAATATTAATGAAATTACCAACTAATTGGAACGGCTTCTTAACTTTTACACAATTAGTATGTGAGTGAGACATCTATTACTGAACTGCAGTGCCAAGTCTGAGATGAATATCACAGCCAGCTATACAC is drawn from Leucoraja erinacea ecotype New England chromosome 21, Leri_hhj_1, whole genome shotgun sequence and contains these coding sequences:
- the tmem74b gene encoding transmembrane protein 74B — its product is MACAECYHPLEVSDQDLELSGLGSRPQLAANGAPCKRQLSAPRIAPPAPDQVQETSFTSHPEPSGLPTIHGSLGRAEVVNSHCNRDRPQETSPRSEEEPEPEANGQSVDYGFMVALVFLVAGISLVVVAYAIPRESRVDPDTVTAREMERLELHYALLGSHLDKCIIAGLGLLTLGGMLLSLLLMVSICKGDLYARRNFMVTGRARKTYGSINLRMKPLDGEGHQSLVESEVVQICENLGQTGS